A genomic region of Arachis stenosperma cultivar V10309 chromosome 9, arast.V10309.gnm1.PFL2, whole genome shotgun sequence contains the following coding sequences:
- the LOC130949807 gene encoding uncharacterized protein LOC130949807, whose amino-acid sequence MSIPIGQGGPSNPDLSGRDSSDTSTPIEFQVGQQFQSKVEVVLSVQTYSIRRWIKYSMLELGHIKYYGKCNVKNLENVAIFSDHRKLVYHVICTFIFSMVRADTVVLIKILWVLGVQRIMSSSIVVLKMSLCKLETKLTSHQFISTSFSGHSHNVSRLSGIASHYLVSIGLTCTTNMGHVIPQLEILVISNRHNGIKAALEAPDGEWLLPSAYRAFYIWHLVTNFALSFKGKDARRFLMNTSYGKIEVDFDYWFDILRSEDLAIR is encoded by the exons ATGAGTATTCCAATTGGTCAGGGTGGACCATCG AATCCAGATTTGAGTGGCAGAGATTCATCAGATACATCAACTCCAATTGAGTTCCAAGTTGGTCAACAGTTTCAGAGTAAAGTGGAAGTCGTGTTAAGTGTCCAAACTTATAGCATCCGTCGTTGGATTAAGTATAGCATGTTGGAGTTAGGTCACATTAAGTACTATGGAAAATGTAATGTAAAGAATTTGGAAAATGTTGCA ATTTTTAGTGATCATAGGAAGCTTGTTTACCATGTCATATGTACTTTCATCTTTTCTATGGTCAGGGCTGATACAGTTGTGTTGATTAAGATACT ATGGGTTCTAGGTGTACAAAGAATAATGTCGAGTAGTATTGTAGTGCTGAAGATGAGTCTTTGCAAATTGGAGACTAAGTTGACGAGTCATCAGTTTATTTCCACTAGCTTTTCTGGACATTCCCACAATGTATCGAGGCTTTCAGGCATTGCAAGCCACTATTTAGTATCGATAGGACTCACTTGTACAACAAATATGGGG CATGTCATACCTCAACTAGAGATTCTAGTTATATCGAATAGACACAATGGAATCAAGGCTGCCTTGGAGGCTCCTGATGGTGAATGGCTCTTGCCAAGTGCTTATCGTGCATTTTATATCTGGCATCTTGTAACAAATTTTGCTTTGAGTTTTAAGGGCAAGGATGCAAGAAGGTTTCTCATGAACACTAGTTATGGTAAGATTGAGGTTGATTTTGACTACTGGTTTGATATTCTTCGAAGTGAAGATCTGGCCATACGTTAA